CGGGGCGCAACCTGCGTCGCGCCCCGGCCGGGTCTCTCAGATATCGGCTTCCGGTTTCACCATTTCCAGTTCTTGTCGAAATTGCCCACCAGCAGGGTCGGGGTGCCCCAGGGGCGGTCGGAGCCGCGCTTGTAGACAAAGTAATCGGGAATGAGCTTGAACTCCACAAACCCCATCCAGCCGCTGCCGTACTTCCATTCATCGTTGAAGTTGAGCAGCACCAGGCGCTCGGGGTTCAGCGGGTTGGGCGCGACGCACTTGAACGCCACCTCGGCGCGCGGGTAACTCTTTTTACCCGCAACCACTTTATCGCCCTCGAAATGCACCGGGAACTTGTCGTTGATCCGGGCGATCAGGCTGTTGCTCTTTTCATCCCCGAACAGCACCAGGTGGCTGTCGCGGATATCCTCGTCCGTGACCGCGGTGTCGGGCTTGAGCATGAAATGAAGGTCGGCGAGCTGGCCCCAGTAGGTCATGTTGATCGCCTCTTTCAGCGTGCCGCCGTCGCCTGTGCCGTAAACCAGGATCACCCGGTTGCAGAACGTGTCATAGAGCGGCCCCTCCAAATCTTTGCGCTTGACCGGCCCGGCGGCGGCTTTCGCCGCAGCGGCGATCTTGTTCCCCTTGACCGAAAGCTTCACCATGCCCTTCTCATCCGGGGTCAGGCGCAGGCTCTGGCCCTTGAACGCCGCGCTGACCGGCCCGGGCGCGCCCAGCAGCTCGCGGGTGTCCAGCTCCAGGGCGGCCACGTTGGTCAGCTCGTTCAGTGTGACAGTGGCTTTGGCCGGGTCCCAGGCCGCCTTGACCACGGCGAACGGCCCGTAGACTGCGAACTCGGCCACGGTCAGCCAGCCGTTCTTAGAATCGGCATAGCGGCAGGTGGTGAAATCGATGCTGCGGAACGGACGCTCGCGCTTCGAGGCCAGCAGCTCGTGCAGGACTTTCCCGTCCTTGTAGGTCGGGTCCCAGGCGTTGTGGCCCACGTTGTCGTAGCGGGTGAGCGGGGCCTCCACCCCCACCTTGGCCAGGGCGGCGACCATGTGCTCGCTGTGGGCGATCGGAACGGTGGGGTCATCGTTGCCGTGGAACACGTGGACCTTGAGGCCGCGCGCGTTCAGCACCCAGTTGGAGAGCAGGTCACGCTCGATGGCCTGGGCGATGCACGGGTTCTTGAGGGCCTCCTCGGGGATGAACGCCTTGTCTCTTTCATGCCAGCGGGTGATAAAATCGGCCACCGCGCAGACCGGGTAGACGCTGGACCAGAGGCCGGGGTGACGGAGGGCGAACTCCCAGGTGCCGTTGCCGCCCATGGACAGGCCGGTCAGGCTGGTGCGCTCCGGATCGACCGGGTACTCTTTCTGCACTATCCCGATCACCTCCGACACATCCAGTGCGCCGGGGCCGTGATAGGTCATTGTGCCGTGGCCCCAGGGGCAGACCACGATGCCGGGGGCGTCCGGCAGCTCGGGCCAGAGCGGCATGGAGAAGAAAACCTGCTCATCCGGCTCGCCGGGACGGTTGCCGATCCCGAACAGGCGGCGCAGGTTGTTGCCGTAGTTGGACCAGGCGCCGTGCAGGCTGACCACCAGCGGCCATTTGGCCCCGGACTCGGCCATGCCCTTGGGCAGGTACAGGGCATAGGGGTAGACCGTACCGTCCAGACTGCTGCGGTAGGTGCGGAAATAGGTCCCGTACTCGCGCACCAGCACGTACACCGGCCGGGTGAGGACAATATCGTCGCCCACTGTCACCTTGAGCATGCCGTTCAGGCTGTTGTCCGAGTCATAGGCCTTGTCCAGCTTGATCGGGAAATCGAGCGAGCCACTAACGCCCGGATAGATCAGGCGGCTTTCGCCGGGCCCGGCGGAGGCATTCTCCAGCACCAGCTCGGCTTTGGCCATGACCGGGGCCGCCTCGGCGGGCAGGTCGATCACCACCCGTCCGTAGAGCGGGCCGCTCTCGCCGGTGCGGAATGTCGGGAGGTCGAGGGACTTGAAATTGAGCTGCATACCGAACAGGGCTCCCGTGGAGTTCAGGATCAGCAGAAAGGCCGCCACCAGCGGCAGAAATGCGGCGCCCGTCTTCCGGGCCGTGGGGGAGACTGCAGGCAGGCTGGACATGGACCATCCTCATGTGATCGGTTAGTGCTGCTGAAGGCGGCAAGGCTCACGGCGCCGCCTGTGAGGTTTCGGTCTGGCGAGGTTCCGGGCGGTGCGCACTCCAGGCCCAGAGGAACAGGAATCCGAGCGCCGCACCCATCAGGTTGAGCGCGATATCCTGGAAATCAAAGCGCCGCAACGGGATGAAAAGCTGGCTCGTCTCCTCCAGGATACCGGTCAGAGCGGACAGGGCCACGGCCCGTAGAATATTCTTTCGACTGGATGCCCCTGTTGCCGCTCCCGGTTCATACAGGATTGCATAGGCGCGATACCAGAGCAGAGACAGCGCGGCATACTCCGGGAAATGAAAATATTCGTTCACGCTGCCAGCCAGGCGCAGGATGAACCAGGCGGCCAGGGCGCTCCAGATTGCGAGGGCCGCGCCAAACAGCAGTCGCTCGCGACTCATCCGGGCCCAGAACACGGCCAACGTAACCGCCCCGGCCAGGGCCGCGCCCCCGGCCACGTATGTCACCACCCGGGCGTAGACCACCCAGGTCAGCGCGGCGGCGGCTTTCTTGGTCCAGACCGGCAGGTAGCGGGCCGTGACCAGCAGCAGCGCCGTGTAAATCAGCACCGGGGCGAGGGCTCGTACTTTCAGCCAGCCGGAGGACATAGGGTCAATCCTGGTTTCGAGCCTGTGAGCGGGATCAGTGTTTTAGCTTCCGGGTGGTGATGTAGGTGTCGATATAGCTCTGGGAGAACCGCTCCAGGGTCACATCCGGGAACGAGTCCCGCGGCGTGATGTCCAGCAGAGGTGCCAGGCGCAGGTTCCTGCCCCGCTGCTCCGTGCCGTTGAGCTGGACAAAGGCGCTCAGGTTGCCGCGCCCCAGGGTCTGCATCTGCGACAGGGGGCCCTGGACCCAGACAGTCAGTGCATGCGGGTTCAGACGTGTCTCGTATTCCCCCCCGCGTGCCTGAATCATCATATCCGGGAACGAGCGGCTGATCACTTTCTCGCGTATCTCGATCCTGAGCGTGACCCGCTCCGGGATCACGGTGATCAGGGGGTCCGGCGGGACCAGGTTGAACTCGCGCCGGATCGTGTTGCGGCCGGTCACGCTGTCGTCGATCAGCACCGGCGGGGTGCTGATCTTGTCGGTCTTCTCCACCGCGGACTTGGGCCCTCGGATTGTCACCGCGGGCGGGGTGCAGGCCACCTGGAACACCTCATAGCCCTCGGCCGGCTTGCCCAGTATCTCCGGGTTGACCACCACTAAAGCGCGGGTGACATTCTGCTCCACGTTCAGTTCGAGCACGCGCGGGGTGATGTCGGTGATCTGCGCCCCGGCGGGCTTGCCGGTGACCATGTCCTCGCTCAACTGCACCGGGTGCGTGCCCACGGTCATGTGGGGGGCCTCCACCCGCAGGTACATCGATTTCTCGTCGATCGTGCGGATCATGGTCTCGGTGGCCCGCACGCGCACGGTCACGTTCTTGGCCTCGGTCCCGTCCAGCGCGTTGACCCGCGTGATGATCATGTCCTCGCTTAGGCCGCTGATTTCCACCGGGATGTTGAAATCGCCGAAACGGTACTCCTTGCCCGTGACCATGGCCCAGAGGAAAGTGGCGATGCCCAGCGAGATCAGTTTCAGCTTGAAGTCCTTAAAGATGTTGAATCGCAACGTCTATCCCCCCATCGGTCCTCAGGCCTGAAGGCAGGCGTTCAGGCGGCGCTCCAGCTCGAGCGGCGTATCCAGCGTGACTATGGTCCCATCCACTGCCAGCGAGACCGAGCCGCGCTCCTCGCTCACCACGACCACCACGGCGTCGCTCTCCTCGCTCAGGCCGAGGGCGGCGCGGTGACGGGTGCCGTATTCCTTGTTCAGGTCGGCGCGCGTGCTGAGCGGCAGTATCACCGCCGCCGCCGTGACCCGTCCGGCCGAGATTATCACCGCCCCGTCGTGGATCGGGCTGCGGGTGTTGAACACACACACGAGCAGCTCACTGCGGATGTCGGCGTTGAGCCGAACGCCCGTCTCGATCAGGTTGCGCAGCTCGATGTCGCGCTCGATCACGATCAGCGCGCCGGTGTTGCTCCGGGCCAGCAAGGCCACGCCTTTCTGGAGCTCACCCAGGTAGCCGGCCGGTTTTTCGTGGATGCGCAGGAAATCCAGGAACGGGTTGCGGCCGAAAGTGGCCAGCGCCTTGCGGATGTCGGCCTGGAAAATGACGATCACCGCGATCATGATGTAGCCGAAGAAATTCTGCAGCAGCCAGGTCATGGTCTGGAGCTGGAAGCGGTCGGAGACGAAATACAGCAGGATCAGGAACACGATGCCCGAGGCGATCCGAGCGCTGCGGGTGCCCTTGAGCGGGTAGAGGATGTAGTAGACGAAGACCGCGACCAGCAGGATGTCGATCAGGGAGGTGAAACTGAAATTGATGTTTTGCCACAGATCGGCCATCGGCCCGTTCCTCTGACTGAAGGGCGCAAAATGCTGAATATCCTTAAAATAATAATACGGAGTGCACCGGGCGGACAACAAAAAAATCCAGCCCCGGGTCAAGGATTATACCGGAGAGGGGCCTGACTGTTCCCGCGGCTGGCCGGAGCGGATCAGCCCTGGTTCCTGCGCAGCAGCGATTCCCGGATCATCCGCTCCAGCACGCGCGAGAACAGGCGCAACTCGGGCGGGTCGCCGCTTTCGAGCAGGTAGCCGCGCTTGAGCAGGTTGCGGGCGCTGTAGCGGTCCAGATCGCCCAGGCTCTCGCCGGACATGATCTTGCGGCAGGTCTCGATCTCATCCGGGCCCAGGGAGCGCAGGATAAACTGGAAATGCATGCCCGCCTCCTCCAGGAAACG
This portion of the bacterium genome encodes:
- a CDS encoding VanZ family protein; translated protein: MSSGWLKVRALAPVLIYTALLLVTARYLPVWTKKAAAALTWVVYARVVTYVAGGAALAGAVTLAVFWARMSRERLLFGAALAIWSALAAWFILRLAGSVNEYFHFPEYAALSLLWYRAYAILYEPGAATGASSRKNILRAVALSALTGILEETSQLFIPLRRFDFQDIALNLMGAALGFLFLWAWSAHRPEPRQTETSQAAP
- the cdaA gene encoding diadenylate cyclase CdaA, which encodes MADLWQNINFSFTSLIDILLVAVFVYYILYPLKGTRSARIASGIVFLILLYFVSDRFQLQTMTWLLQNFFGYIMIAVIVIFQADIRKALATFGRNPFLDFLRIHEKPAGYLGELQKGVALLARSNTGALIVIERDIELRNLIETGVRLNADIRSELLVCVFNTRSPIHDGAVIISAGRVTAAAVILPLSTRADLNKEYGTRHRAALGLSEESDAVVVVVSEERGSVSLAVDGTIVTLDTPLELERRLNACLQA
- a CDS encoding prolyl oligopeptidase family serine peptidase, encoding MSSLPAVSPTARKTGAAFLPLVAAFLLILNSTGALFGMQLNFKSLDLPTFRTGESGPLYGRVVIDLPAEAAPVMAKAELVLENASAGPGESRLIYPGVSGSLDFPIKLDKAYDSDNSLNGMLKVTVGDDIVLTRPVYVLVREYGTYFRTYRSSLDGTVYPYALYLPKGMAESGAKWPLVVSLHGAWSNYGNNLRRLFGIGNRPGEPDEQVFFSMPLWPELPDAPGIVVCPWGHGTMTYHGPGALDVSEVIGIVQKEYPVDPERTSLTGLSMGGNGTWEFALRHPGLWSSVYPVCAVADFITRWHERDKAFIPEEALKNPCIAQAIERDLLSNWVLNARGLKVHVFHGNDDPTVPIAHSEHMVAALAKVGVEAPLTRYDNVGHNAWDPTYKDGKVLHELLASKRERPFRSIDFTTCRYADSKNGWLTVAEFAVYGPFAVVKAAWDPAKATVTLNELTNVAALELDTRELLGAPGPVSAAFKGQSLRLTPDEKGMVKLSVKGNKIAAAAKAAAGPVKRKDLEGPLYDTFCNRVILVYGTGDGGTLKEAINMTYWGQLADLHFMLKPDTAVTDEDIRDSHLVLFGDEKSNSLIARINDKFPVHFEGDKVVAGKKSYPRAEVAFKCVAPNPLNPERLVLLNFNDEWKYGSGWMGFVEFKLIPDYFVYKRGSDRPWGTPTLLVGNFDKNWKW